From the genome of Etheostoma spectabile isolate EspeVRDwgs_2016 chromosome 10, UIUC_Espe_1.0, whole genome shotgun sequence, one region includes:
- the nsd1a gene encoding histone-lysine N-methyltransferase, H3 lysine-36 and H4 lysine-20 specific isoform X2: MNQSYRPAVRGGSVFGSGQPERRPRNGVVGTSYGNQCGIVRRGADQPSALQQPSSSLKLPAVLGYSQPDRSHCYSPLKKQQDQNTVVNRPDLERDLHPRNHFHCASPISDDGEFEAPSVQLPPSPSNEDMDPFETLQDVNRNGFSPHSPDSMERCSPIPNGYLHFESTLFDSSDIKEENEEGEDSSSEDMAPFHHSPKLTQDRTVTDNKTSSSSGVDKRTYKPTVFNLMSKTISELNPTLSPSALPEITMRDGWSFGEESDSDGELTSPVDPGLISPAGTNSNSNSPKKKLLPAVKYMEGDLVWAKFNRRPWWPCHITCDPDQAIYTKMKVPSPRPCRMYFLETIGEIVEGAWVPANAILSFEGGHQFEDLPVLRRRGKQKEKNYKYTIPKSLLTAWKVSVAEAEVLLPDRQRNTESDLSVSANGEERVPSPVPTKKPQETPSVAVDPGRSPLPNMAPNGNKHNLIKNSAAVQSNKSKTCKKKKKCLSDIFGHIVGGSKELATITNTVDQFHTTTRALKDEPKDSPYADLDSVPMLHRPKRTAVSAIQDIDRLFRKEQGSTKAKTKLTEKVNHSTDPCEHPSSILKNKLTSKDSEQSLGSCSELSHSSTEKHSMNLPASSRLMTRALKAEEETDLKDALATSQISTDALTDDCLDNTPTDAPIKTERSPHLESPITISNASSSANHSSLKRRARKPDKKHIRNGSLIKSNCIDSSAPTAQPVKIKTENPDLSSSTSPSSSLSPMDPFQDVKELMFKSLVKEDSGDSELINFRPDSNYKFSTFLMLLKDMHDTREQEGKPLALPPSPVLIKEEPLVMPASTEGDPMKGSCDGLTKAIKTENGRSGKSITPKNTAVKTKNRTKAIMTAGTYHCEDFPVRSQIGNSDKQRRKQRIPAKLKLSIPGLSSDLAGLAYGREFVSGHADLADPGCCPPAAADPSAGYLDKISGSTVAPKKRWQMVDGAAVNKGEVMNEVSAEMNGSYTMRASPDLDLGMEASNTAGNSENKRLRKPTKRLLESTEDYEQIFVPKKKSKKHTTEFFKMTSGMTALYGLSTTPERNTSASSSVEPPEAPAEQEQSPPQYELSPVASSVSPATTQPSLDTETAEEADPPPESDTGLLVQERKRPRKLSHKVLECTIEEVSVAHTKMKEQKRHSGVTSEGKVLAKKTQVESVKKEKPVPSTSSALTAAPQHSESKDLPVALTPNRPPSPPGSKAPKQEAEAEACSTEEKPNVHTGTLTPKPEVLSVSLNDSLSSQVDVKGKIGATSLKENVCQVCERTGDLLVCDGHCYGAFHLQCIGLSVAPKGRFLCRECNAGVHTCFVCKKSDNGVKRCIIPLCGKFYHTDCILSYSATQPHNKGFRCPLHVCLSCHITNPLNICSSKGRLARCVRCPVAYHANDNCMAAGSLVLANNSFLCPNHFTPRKGCKNHEHINVSWCFVCSEGGSLLCCEACPAAFHRECLNIEMPQGSWFCNDCKAGKRPRIKDILWVKWGRYRWWPAEVCLAKDVPNNILRMKHEVGEFPVQFFGSKDFVWTYQARVFPYMEGDTHSIEKMGKGTDAVYKNALTEAAERFRELQAEKEMKQLQEERKNDKKPPPYKNIKVNRPIGKVQIITADLSEIPRCNCKASDENPCGIDSECINRMLMYECHPQVCAAGERCQNQAFTKRQYTPVEIVRTLSCGWGLVGVSDIKKGAFVCEYVGEVIDEEECRARIRHAQENDISNFYMLTLDKDRIIDAGPKGNQARFMNHCCQPNCETQKWTVNGDTRVGLFSLQDIPKGMELNFNYNLECLGNGKTACKCGAPNCSGFLGVRPKNQPSAEKLKLKEGKRKVPMKKKTKQEVTKEREDECFSCGDGGQIVSCKKPGCPKVYHADCLSLAKRPAGRWECPWHQCDVCGKEAASFCEMCPSSYCKEHREGMLFISKLDGKLSCSEHDPCGPDPLEPGEIREYVPNMTSVRPGAMAEPAALSLGPDSRGASSAAITSPAGQAASAGKGPPPPPPPPPRLYINTKTATSSFVPSSRSYHTDRTEGRGFSTPTSSKEEREDGEVEDGEVCGLEMEEVEDDDEEAEEEEDDDMEEMEIVEDEEDEPLYGGDLMEEGDDDDDEEEDEEGDGDDAWGDYVDEDDDGEVEGEEWGRVEDDDK, from the exons ATGAATCAGTCATACAGACCGGCTGTTAGGGGAGGCTCGGTGTTCGGCTCAGGCCAGCCAGAGCGGAGGCCCCGCAATGGTGTTGTGGGCACTTCCTATGGAAACCAATGTGGAATTGTGAGACGTGGGGCAGACCAACCGTCAGCCCTGCAGCAGCCATCCTCTAGCCTCAAACTGCCAGCTGTACTGGGGTACAGTCAGCCAGACCGATCTCACTGCTACAGCCCGCTGAAGAAGCAGCAGGACCAGAACACTGTGGTCAACAGGCCTGACCTAGAGAGGGACCTCCATCCtaggaaccacttccactgtGCAAGCCCAATCAGTGATGATGGTGAGTTTGAAGCACCGTCAGTCCAGCTGCCTCCTTCTCCAAGCAATGAGGATATGGATCCCTTTGAGACTCTGCAGGACGTGAACAGAAATGGCTTCTCCCCTCACAGTCCTGACAGCATGGAGCGCTGTTCTCCCATCCCCAATGGCTACCTGCATTTTGAGTCCACCCTGTTTGACAGCAGTGACATCAAGGAGGAAAATGAGGAAGGGGAGGACAGTAGTAGTGAGGACATGGCGCCTTTTCACCACTCCCCAAAGTTGACTCAGGACCGAACTGTGACTGACAATAAGACTTCAAGCAGCTCAGGGGTGGATAAAAGAACATACAAACCTACTGTCTTTAACCTGATGTCCAAAACTATATCTGAACTCAACCCTACACTAAGCCCCAGCGCACTGCCAGAAATCACTATGAGAGATGGGTGGAGCTTTGGTGAGGAATCAGACAGTGATGGTGAACTTACCTCTCCTGTTGACCCTGGACTTATTTCACCAGCTGGCACCAACTCGAAC TCCAACAGCCCAAAGAAAAAGCTTCTTCCTGCAGTAAAATACATGGAAGGGGACTTGGTGTGGGCTAAATTCAACAGACGGCCCTGGTGGCCCTGCCACATCACCTGTGACCCAGACCAGGCGATCTACACTAAGATGAAAG TTCCCAGTCCCCGTCCTTGTCGGATGTATTTCCTGGAGACGATTGGGGAGATTGTAGAAGGTGCCTGGGTCCCCGCAAATGCCATACTTTCTTTTGAAGGAGGCCATCAGTTTGAAGACCTACCTGTGCTTAGACGGAGAGGGAAGCAGAAGgagaaaaactacaaatataCG ATACCCAAAAGTTTACTCACTGCGTGGAAAGTCAGTGTGGCAGAAGCTGAGGTTCTGCTCCCAGATCGACAAAGGAATACTGAAAGCGATCTTTCAGTGTCTGCCAACGGAGAGGAGCGTGTGCCTAGCCCAGTCCCAACTAAAAAGCCACAGGAGACCCCCTCTGTCGCCGTGGATCCTGGCCGATCCCCATTACCCAATATGGCCCCTAACGGAAATAAGCACAATCTCATAAAAAACTCTGCTGCAGTTCAATCCAATAAGAGCAAAACTtgtaagaagaaaaagaaatgtttgtCAGACATATTTGGCCATATAGTTGGTGGGTCAAAGGAATTAGCTACCATCACAAACACGGTGGATCAGTTTCATACAACAACTCGTGCACTCAAAGATGAGCCGAAGGACTCACCTTATGCAGACCTGGATTCAGTTCCAATGCTGCATCGCCCCAAACGCACAGCCGTGTCTGCAATACAGGATATAGACAGATTGTTCAGAAAAGAGCAGGGTTCAACAAAAGCTAAAACAAAGTTGACTGAAAAAGTGAACCACTCTACAGATCCCTGTGAGCATCCCTctagcattttaaaaaataaattgacatCTAAAGATTCTGAACAGAGTTTGGGAAGCTGTAGTGAATTGTCGCACAGTTCAACTGAAAAGCACTCTATGAATCTTCCTGCCAGCAGTCGTCTGATGACGAGGGCTCTGAAAGCAGAGGAAGAAACAGATCTCAAAGATGCCCTGGCCACAAGCCAAATCTCAACAGATGCCCTCACTGATGATTGTCTTGACAATACACCTACTGATGCACCCATCAAAACTGAAAGGTCTCCGCACTTGGAATCACCAATTACCATCAGCAATGCGTCATCCTCCGCAAACCACAGCTCTCTAAAAAGACGTGCAAGGAAGCCTGATAAGAAACATATTCGTAACGGCTCATTGATAAAGTCTAATTGCATCGATTCAAGTGCACCCACTGCACAACCGGTTAAGATCAAGACTGAAAACCCGGATCTATCCTCTTCTACTTCCCCGTCCTCATCTCTGTCTCCAATGGATCCTTTCCAGGATGTCAAGGAACTAATGTTTAAATCTCTTGTGAAGGAGGACAGCGGTGACtctgaattaattaattttcgGCCTGATTCCAATTATAAATTCAGCACCTTCCTGATGCTCCTGAAGGACATGCATGATACCAGAGAACAAGAAGGTAAACCCCTGGCTCTCCCGCCATCGCCAGTCCTCATCAAGGAGGAGCCCCTGGTCATGCCTGCTTCTACAGAAGGCGATCCGATGAAGGGTTCTTGTGATGGTTTAACCAAAGCGATCAAAACAGAGAATGGGAGGTCAGGGAAATCCATAACACCCAAAAACACAGCAGTGAAAACCAAGAATAGGACTAAAGCTATCATGACAGCTGGCACCTACCATTGTGAAGACTTTCCTGTTCGCTCTCAGATCGGGAACTCAGACAAGCAGCGTAGAAAACAAAGGATACCTGCCAAACTGAAACTCAGCATTCCTGGCCTTTCTTCGGACCTTGCTGGTTTGGCTTACGGCAGGGAGTTTGTTAGTGGCCATGCTGACTTAGCTGATCCTGGGTGCTGTCCTCCCGCTGCTGCTGATCCCTCGGCCGGCTACCTCGATAAGATCTCAGGATCCACAGTGGCTCCAAAGAAGCGCTGGCAGATGGTTGATGGGGCTGCCGTGAATAAGGGCGAAGTTATGAATGAGGTGTCTGCTGAGATGAATGGGTCTTACACCATGAGAGCATCACCAGATCTTGATCTGGGGATGGAGGCAAGCAACACAGCCG GAAATTCAGAGAACAAACGTCTCCGGAAACCCACTAAAAGGCTCCTGGAGTCAACTGAGGATTATGAACAAATATTTGTcccaaaaaagaaatcaaagaaaCACACCACAGAATTTTTCAAAATG ACATCAGGGATGACAGCACTCTATGGTCTCAGCACCACACCGGAAAGAAATACCTCAGCCTCGTCTTCTGTTGAGCCCCCCGAGGCTCCGGCAGAGCAGGAACAGAGTCCACCTCAGTACGAACTTTCTCCTGTAGCATCCTCAGTATCTCCAGCCACAACACAACCCTCCCTTGATACAGAGACAGCAGAAGAAGCCGATCCACCTCCTGAATCTG acACAGGGTTGTTGGTCCAAGAAAGAAAGAGGCCACGGAAGCTGTCGCATAAGGTGCTGGAATGTACCATAGAAGAAGTGTCTGTTGCTCATACAAAGATGAAG GAGCAGAAGCGACACAGTGGAGTTACCTCAGAGGGGAAAGTGTTAGCCAAGAAAACTCAG GTTGAATCTGTGAAAAAAGAGAAGCCTGTACCCAGCACATCCTCTGCCCTTACTGCTGCCCCCCAGCACTCAGAAAGCAAAGATCTCCCCGTGGCCCTCACTCCAAACAGGCCTCCCAGCCCTCCAGGATCTAAGGCCCCCAAGCAGGAGGCCGAGGCGGAGGCCTGCAGCACTGAGGAGAAACCAAATGTACACACTGGAACGCTAACTCCCAAACCTGAG GTGCTGTCTGTTAGTTTGAATGACAGCCTCTCTTCTCAAGTGGATGTAAAAGGGAAAATAGGAGCGACATCCTTAAAGGAGAATGTCTGTCAG gtgtgtgagAGGACAGGAGACCTGCTGGTGTGTGACGGCCACTGTTATGGAGCCTTTCACCTGCAGTGTATTGGCCTGTCAGTGGCTCCCAAGGGGAGATTCCTCTGTCGTGAATGCAACGCTG GTGTCCACACATGCTTTGTGTGTAAGAAGTCTGATAATGGGGTAAAGCGTTGCATCATACCATTGTGTGGGAAGTTCTACCACACCGACTGTATATTGTCGTACTCAGCAACCCAGCCACATAACAAAGGTTTCCGCTGCCCTCTGCACGTGTGTCTGTCCTGCCACATCACCAACCCTCTCAACATCTGTAGCTCTAAAG GTAGGCTGGCTCGATGTGTACGCTGTCCTGTGGCCTATCATGCTAACGACAACTGTATGGCAGCGGGCAGCTTGGTGCTGGCAAACAACAGTTTCCTCTGTCCAAACCACTTCACTCCCCGCAAGGGCTGCAAGAACCACGAACACATCAACGTTAGCTGGTGCTTTGTATGCTCTGAGG GGGGTAGTCTGCTGTGTTGTGAGGCCTGTCCTGCTGCTTTCCATCGGGAATGTTTGAATATAGAGATGCCTCAGGGCAGCTGGTTCTGCAATGACTGCAAAGCTGGAAAGAGGCCTCGTATTAAGGACATACTGTGGGTCAAATGGGGACGTTACAG GTGGTGGCCTGCAGAAGTCTGTCTGGCCAAAGATGTCCCGAATAACATCTTGAggatgaaacatgaggtgggaGAGTTTCCAGTGCAATTCTTTGGCTCCAAAGATTTTGTGTGGACGTACCAAGCCAGAGTCTTCCCCTACATGGAGGGGGACACCCACAGCATAGAGAAAATGGGAAAGGGTACAGATGCTGTGTACAAAAATG CCCTGACTGAAGCAGCAGAGCGATTCAGAGAGCTCCAGGCAGAGAAGGAGATGAAGCAACTtcaggaggaaagaaaaaatgacaaaaaacctCCTCCATACAAGAACATTAAG GTAAACCGGCCCATTGGGAAGGTGCAGATCATTACTGCCGACCTATCGGAGATCCCGCGTTGCAACTGCAAGGCGTCTGACGAGAACCCATGCGGCATCGACTCCGAGTGCATTAATCGCATGCTGATGTATGAGTGCCACCCTCAGGTGTGTGCAGCAGGGGAGAGATGTCAGAACCAGGCCTTCACCAAGCGCCAATACACGCCTGTGGAAATTGTCAGGACGCTGTCCTGCGGCTGGGGTTTAGTTGGTGTGTCGGACATCAAGAAG GGGGCctttgtgtgtgaatatgttggAGAGGTGATTGATGAAGAAGAATGCCGAGCCAGGATCAGACACGCCCAGGAGAACGACATCTCTAACTTCTACATGCTTACACTGGACAAG gACCGGATCATTGATGCCGGGCCCAAAGGAAACCAGGCTCGCTTCATGAACCACTGTTGCCAGCCAAACTGTGAGACTCAGAAGTGGACTGTGAATGGGGACACCAGGGTGGGGCTATTTTCTCTGCAAGACATCCCAAAAG GTATGGAGCTGAATTTCAACTACAACCTGGAGTGTCTTGGCAATGGGAAAACTGCCTGTAAATGTGGAGCACCTAACTGCAGTGGTTTCTTGGGTGTTCGGCCAAAG AACCAGCCGTCAGCTGAGaaactgaaactgaaggaaGGTAAGAGGAAGGTCCcgatgaagaagaagacaaagcaAGAAGTGACCAAGGAGAGGGAAGACGAGTGCTTCAGCTGTGGCGACGGGGGCCAGATAGTGTCCTGTAAGAAGCCGGGTTGCCCGAAGGTCTATCACGCGGACTGTCTCAGCCTGGCCAAGAGGCCTGCAG GGCGATGGGAGTGTCCATGGCACCAGTGTGACGTCTGTGGTAAAGAGGCAGCTTCGTTCTGTGAGATGTGCCCCAGCTCTTACTGTAAGGAGCATCGTGAAGGCATGCTCTTCATCTCCAAGCTGGACGGGAAGCTGTCCTGCAGTGAACACGACCCCTGTGGGCCTGACCCACTGGAGCCGGGGGAGATTCGTGAATATGTGCCCAACATGACCTCCGTGAGGCCTGGGGCCATGGCTGAGCCTGCCGCTCTCTCACTAGGCCCAGATTCCAGAGGAGCCAGTTCTGCTGCCATCACTTCCCCTGCTGGCCAGGCTGCGTCGGCCGGGAAggggcctcctcctcctcctcctcctcctcctcgtctctATATCAACACAAAGACTGCTACCTCCAGCTTTGTCCCCTCCAGCAGGTCCTACCACACAGACAGAACTGAAGGGAGAGGGTTTTCCACTCCTACCTCCTccaaggaggagagagaggacggTGAGGTGGAGGACGGGGAGGTGTGTGGGCTAGAgatggaggaggtggaagaCGACGATGAAgaagcagaggaggaagaggacgaCGACATGGAGGAGATGGAGATTGTggaagatgaggaggatgagCCGCTGTATGGAGGTGATCTTATGGAGGAAggcgatgatgatgatgatgaagaggaggacgaAGAAGGGGATGGGGATGATGCTTGGGGTGATTATgtggatgaagatgatgatggaGAGGTGGAGGGGGAAGAGTGGGGGAGAGTGGAGGACGATGACAAGTGA